The genomic segment CGACTTCCAGCGCCGTCAGTTCGGTCACGTTCGCGGCGTCCATCGCCGCCGCCGTCTCCACGCCCGCGACCAGTCGCGCCCCCGTCTCGGGCGTGACGTACTGCCGCGAGACGACCCCGCCGAGTTCCGTCGCCGCCAGTCGGTCCGTGCCGTCGGCCCCGTCGCCCGTCCCGCCGCCGGCGTCGAGCATCTCCATCTCGGCGAGTTCCGCGACCACCGAGTCGACGAGACGGGCGCGGTCCACGTCGGGCGACTGGTGGGCGAAGAACGTCGCGTCCAGCAGGTCCACCACGCCCGCGCGGGAGTCGGCGAACCCCGAGGCGACGACGGAGAGCACGTGCGTCCGCAGGGCGTCGCGCGCGGCGAGTTTCGACTGGACGGCCTCCGGCCCGGCGGTGACGTACCGGTCCCACAGTTCGTCGGCGTCCGGGCCGCCGTCGGTTCCGCTCACGAGGACCGCCTCGCCGTACGGGTCGAGGTGGGGTCGGCCCGCCCGCCCGCACATCTGGTGGACTTCGAGGACGGGGAGCCACGCCATGCGCTCGCCGGTGTAGCGCTTCAGGTCGCGGACGACGACGCGACGCGCGGGGACGTTCACGCCGGCGGCCAGCGTCGGCGTCGCGCAGATGACCTTCAGCCGTCGCTCGCGGAACGCCGACTCGACGAGGGCGCGGTGTTCGCTCCGGACGCCCGCGTGGTGGAACGCGACGCCGGACTCGACGGTCCCGGCCAACCGCGAACAGGTCTCCGTCGCGCCGAGTTCGCGCACCTCCTCGGCGAGGGCGTCGCAGTCGGCGGGCGACGCGCCGGTCAGTTCCTCGCGCGCGAGGCGGTCCGCCAGCGACTCGGCCTCCCGACGGGAGCGGACGAACGCGAGACACTGCCCGCCGTTCGCGACGGCGTCGGCGACGAGTGCCGCCGTCGCCTCCGTCTCGTCCTCGCCGTCCGGTCCGGCGGCGTCCGCGTCCACGCCGAGGGTCGAGTCGTCGTCGAACGTCACGTCGCCGTCGGCGTAGACGCCCGTCCGGAGCGAGACGGGACGCCACGTCGTCTCGACCAGTTCGGCGTCCAACCAGTCGGCGATGTCCTCGGGGTTGTCCACCGTCGCAGAGAGGGCGACTATCTGGAGGCCGGGCGCCCGCCGTTGCAACGTCGCCAGCGTGACTTCCAGCGTCGGCCCGCGACCCTCCGACCCGAGGAGGTGGACCTCGTCCACGACGACGCAGGCCAGCGACTCGACCCACGAGGCGCCGTTCCGGATGGCCGAGTCGACCTTCTCGGCGGTGGCGACGACGATGTCCTCCTCGACCAGGTCCTCGTCCGTCGCGTCGAAGTCGCCCGTCGAGATGCCGACGCTCACCCCCGGCAACTCGGCGAACGTCTCGTACTTCTCGCGGGCGAGGGCGCGGAGCGGAACGATGTAGAGGGCGGGTCCGTCGGCCGTGAGCATCGCGAGTTCCGCGATGAACGTCTTGCCGGACGCGGTGGGGATGGCGGCGACGAGGCGTTCGCCCTCCGTGACGCCCGCCTCGACGGCGGCGACCTGCGGCGGGTACAGCGTCTCGATACCGCCGGACTCGTAGTGCTCCAGTATCGGGCCGGGGAGGGGGAGGTCCCGGACGTGCATCGTACGATGCTGGGGCCGTGACGGTATAAAAACCCGCGCCCGTCTGACGGCCGACGTTCCCGTCTCCGAACCTGTTAGTAGTATCCTGACACCGCCTGACGGCGGTGCCATTCGACGGCAGGTTTTTGCTGTCCGCGCGTCAGGTATGAATCAGATTACATGAGACGCGCAGCCGCCCTCGCCCTCCTCGTGGTGTGCTCGACGTTCGCCGGCATCGGACTCGTCGACGCCGCGACGACGGCGTACATCTCGGACGTGACCGTCTCGCCGGAGCAACCCGTCCCCGGCGAACGGTTCGTCGTCCAGACGACCATCCAGAACAGCCAGCAGAGCGACGGCGACTTCCAGATAACGGACGTCTACCTCCGCGGACGGGGGCGACCCCAGGACATCGGCCGCGTCGAGAACCCGGGGAGCATCCCGCCGGGCGCGAGCATCTCCGTCCCCCTGACGGCGCGGTTCGACAGTCCGGGGACGCGCGAACTCCGCGTCCACGTCGTCGGCCGAAAACCCGGCGGCGAACTCGTCCAACTGCAGTACCCCGTCGTCGTCACGGTCCGGCAGGGCGGCCCGCAGATAGGCCTCTCCGCCGGCGACGCCGTCGTCGGAACCCAGGGGCGGGTGCAGGTGACGGCCGTCAACGGCGAGGACAGCCCCGCCCGCAACGTCCGTGTCTCGGTGTCCGGACGCGACGTCAGCGTGAAGAACGACACCCGCGTGGTGGCGACACTGGGTGCCGGCGCCTCGCAGACGTTCAACTTCGCCGTGACGCCCACCTCGCAGGAGGCGGAACTGCAGGCCCGTCTGCAGTACACCTCGGCCGCCGGCAACACCCGCGTCGTCAACGACAACGTCACGCTCGACGCCGAACCCCTCCGCGAGAACGTCCAACTCGCGGTGGACACCGTCGGCACCGGCGCGCAACCCCCCGTCGCCGTGGACGTCTCGAACCTCGGGAACGCACCGCTGGAGAACCCGGTGGTCGAACTCTCGCGGGACGGCACCGTGGTGGTGCGCCGACCGGCGAACGAGATAGCGCCCGACCGGACGCGGACCGTCAGGCTCAACGTCACCGACCTGGAGTCCGGCCCGGTGGACGTCCGCGTCGGCTACCGGACGGGCGACCGGTCCGGCGAGGCGACGACGTCGTTCCGGTACGCCGCCAACCCCGGCCGGGTCGAACTCACCGGCGTCGACTACGAGATGGAGGAGGGGCGACTCCACGTCTCGGGGAGCACGAGCAACGTCGGCCTCGGCGCCGTCGACAGCGTCGTCGTCCGCGTCGTGGAGACGGAGACGGTGACGCCCGCGCGACCCAACCCCGAGTACTTCGTCGGGAGCATCCCGTCCAGCGACTTCGCCTCGTTCGACCTCTACGCCGAGGTGACGCCGGGGACGGAGACGGTCCCAATCGAGGTGACCTACCTGACGAACGGGCGGGAGCGAACGACGCGCACCGAAATCGACGTGAGCGACCTGAACGCCGGGGCGGACGACGAGAACTCCGGCGGGAGCGGACTCCCGTCGCTACCGCTCCTCGTCGGCGGCGTGCTGGCGGTTCTGCTCGTCGTCGGACTCGGCGCGTTCGCCTACACGCGGCGGTGACGACGATGTCCATCATCGAACTCGAACACGTGTGGAAGCGGTACGAGAGCGGGACGGAGACCGTCGAGGCTCTGAAGGACGTGAACTTCGCGGCCGAACCCGGGGAGTTCGTCACCATCATGGGGCCGTCCGGGAGCGGGAAGTCCACCATGCTGAACGTCCTCGGCCTCCTCGACACGCCCTCGGAGGGCGTCGTCCGCATCGACGGCAGCGACGTGACCGACCTCTCCGACGCCGAGATGACGACGCAGCGGAAGCGCTCCATCGGGTTCGTCTTCCAGAGCTACTTCCTCATCCCGACGCTGTCGGCCGTCGAGAACGTCGAGGTGCCGACGCTGTTCGGCACCGACCCCACCGCGCACGAACGCGCGACGGAACTGCTCGAACGGGTCGGTCTCGGCGACAGACTCGACCACCGCCCCGACCAGCTCTCGGGCGGGCAGAAACAGCGCGTCGCCATCGCGCGCGCACTCGTCAACGAACCGCGCATCCTCCTCGCGGACGAACCGACGGGGAACCTCGACCGGAAGACCGGTCGCGACGTTCTCGAACTGTTCTCCGAACTGAAGACCGAGGAGGACGTGGCCATCATCGCCGTGACGCACGACGACCAACTGCGCAGTTACTCCGACCGGGTCGTCAACCTCGTCGACGGGCGGTTGACCGAAGAGGGCGCGACGGCGGAGGGATACGGAAAGTGAGCCTCCTCGAGCGGCTCTACCGCCGGTTTCCCGCCCTCGTCATGGCGCGGCGGAACCTCTCGCGGAACCGTCTCCGCTCCGGGCTGGCCGCCCTCGGAATCATCATCGGCGTCCTCGCCATCGCCTCGCTGGGGATGTTCGGGACGACGCTCCGCGCGGGCGCGACCGAGCAACTCGGCGACATCGGCAACGAAATAAGCGTCTCGCCGAACGCGCAGGAAGGCTACGAACGCCTCAGCGAACGCGACGTGGCGGACATCCGGCGCGTCACCGACGAGGGGACGGTGGTCCCCGTCAGGCAGCGGTCGGCGACGCTGACACGCGGGCAGGACCGGACGATAACGACGGTGTACGGCATCGAGAACCCGGGGGTGCTGTACGAGGCGACGGAGGGCCGGTCGCCGGAACGCCTCCGACAGGGCGCACTCGTCGGGGCGACGCTCGCGGACCGACTGGACGTCGAACCCGGCAACCGCATCACGCTGGACAACCAGTCGTTCCGCGTCGTGGGCGTCCTCGAAGAACAGGGCGGTATCTCGCTTCTCAACCCGAACAACGCCGTCATCGTCCCGATGGAGTCGTTCGACGAGTCTGGCTACTCGCAGGTGGTCGTCAGGTCGCCGACGGGCACCGCGGCGAACCAGACGGCGATAGCCATCCGCGAGGAACTGAACGACCGCGAGGAGAAGGTGACCCTGTTCGAGTTGGGCTCCATCACGCAGGGCATCAACCAGTTCTTCGGTATCCTCAACGCCTTCCTCGTCGGCATCGGCTCCATCTCGCTCGTCGTCGCCGGCGTCAGCATCCTGAACGTGATGCTGATGAGCACCATCGAACGGCGGCAGGAGATAGGCGTCCTCCGCGCCGTCGGCGTGCAGAAACTCGACGTGGTCCGGATGATTCTCGCCGAGGCGGGACTGCTGGGTCTGGTCGGCGGCTTCTTCGGCGCCGTCCTCGCCGTCCTCGCCGGACTCGTCCTGAACCAGGTGGTCATCTCCGACCCCCTGCTGACGTTCGCGCCGACGAACCTGCTCTACATCGGCCTCGCCGTCGTCTTCGGCATCGTCACGAGCGTCCTGAGCGGCCTCTACCCGGCGTGGAAGGCGGCGACCGAACGCCCGGTCGAGGCGTTGCGGAAGTGACATCCCCCCGCACCGTCTCACCCCGGCAATGGTTTCGCCCACGGCGATGGTCTCTCGACGCCGGTTCCTGACCGCGGCCGCGGGAGCCGCGACGCTCTCGCTCGCGGGCTGTCTCGACGGTCCTTCTCCGCCCGTCGCCGACGCGCGCGGTTCGTTCGCCGTCCCCGCCGGCGACGGCCACGTCCACCTACACGCCTCCGCGAACCCCGTCGTCGCCGGGACGACGGCCCTCCGGGCGGCCCGCCGAACGGTCGCCTACCTCGGCGGCACGCCGCGGTGGGTGGCGGGCGTCCCCGACGGAAACGCGTCGCTGTGGGCCGTCGTCCTCGACGACGAGAGCGTCCTCGGATTTCGCGTCACAGACGACGGCGTCGAACGCGTGCCGGCGTCGCCCTCGCGCCTGCAGTACGGGACGCTCCCCGTCGTCTCCGGGGACGCGTCGGGCGTCGAACTCCGCACGGACCCGTGGACGACGGACCACTCGCACCCGGTCCGCGTCGGCGACGCCGTCGCCACCGTCCTCGGGGACGGCCGAGTGAGCGTCCGCCGCGGCGACGACAGGCGACTCGCGGACGTGGACGCCCTCCCCGACGCTCGACCCGTCGCCGCCGACGGGCGCGTCGCGGTTCTCGCCGGACGTACCACCGACTACCCGCACGGCGCACTCGGCGACGACGTCGAGGCGGAGTCGGTCGCACTCGTCTCCGCGGCGGGCGAGGAAGTCGCGCGACTGACGCCGCCCGGTGCGGACGCCGTCCTCGAAGGCACCGGCCCGATAGCCGCGGACGTGGACGGCGACGGCGAGGCGGAGTTCGTGACGACGGCGGCGGACGCCGCGGACGGCGCGCGAATCGTCGCCCTCGACGCCTCGGGCGACCACCGCGTCGGCCCCGCCGTCGGCGACGGCTTCCGCTGGCGGCACCCCCTCGCCGTCGCACCGTTCGGGCCGAACGGCGAACTCGAAATCGCCGCCGTGAAGACGCCGCACGTCGGCGGCGTCGCCGAGTTCTACCGCCCCGACTCCGCGGACGACGGCCTCGAACTGGTCGCCGAGTCGGCCGGCGGGTACGGCACGCACGCCTTCGGCAGTCGGAACCTCGGCGGCGCCGTCGCCGGCCGTCTCGCGGGCGACGACCGGTGGTGTCTGCTCGTCCCGGCGGGGTTCGGCGGCGACCTGACCGTCCTCCGGCGGACCCGCGACGGCGTCGAGTCCGTCGGGGCGGTGTCGCCGCTGGCGGCGCGGACGACGAACCTCGCGGCAGTCGGCGTGAGTGGCGGAGACGACGCTGGCGATGACGACGGAGGAGACGCGGACGGCGCCGGCGGCGACGTCCACCTCGTCGTCGGGACGGACGACGGACTCGCGGTGTGGACGGGGTAGCTCGGCGCGCCCTGTTGCGACGCCGGCGAGAGCGACAGCTAATATCTGAGCGCGCGTCTGAACGGTATGGCATCGAGTATCAGAGCGACGGCGTCGGCGAGCGTCGCGTGCGGCGTCGACGAGGCGTTCGCGTACGTCTCGGACGTCGAAGCGATGGCCGAGTGGGTCGACGGCGTCTCGAACGTGCAGCCGGTGTCCGGTAGCGACGCCAGAGCCGGCACTGACGTCGGCGACGTGTACGAGTACGACTACGCGTACAACGGCCGGACGGCACCGGTCCGGGTGGAGATTACCGCGTGCGAGCGCCCGACGCGCCTCGCGATGCGTTCGCTCTCGGGCCCCTTCCCGTTCGAGAGCGAGATACGACTCGCGGGGGACGGCCGGGAGACGAGACTGACGCACGCCGTCGAGTCCGGCGCGGACGGCCGGTTCACCGCGGCGGCGTTCACGCTCTTCGGTCCGGTACTGCGTCGACTGGCGGCGCGACGGTTGCAGAGAGAACTGGCTGACCTGACGGCGATACTCGAATCGCGGGACGCTGACGGGGAGTCGCCCGCAGACCCAGAATCCGCCGTCTCGGCGTGAGAACCGAGAGATCGGGCCGAAACCCGTCGGTTCGGCGTCAGATGTAGTCGTGTTCGGCGAGTCGCTCGACGGCCTCGCGCAGGCGTTCCTCGCTCGCGGCGTAGGAGATGCGGGCGTAGCCGGGCGACCCGAACGCCGACCCGGGGACGGTGGCGACGTGGGCGTCCTCGATTGCGCCCTCGCACCACGTCGTGTCGTCCTCGTCCACGGGGAGCATCATGTAGAACGCCCCGTCGCCGACGGGGACGTCCACGCCGTGTTCGGCGAACAGGTCGGTCAGCATGTCGCGGCGTTCGCGGAACGCGTCGCGCATCTCGGTGACGGCCTCGTCGGTGTTCGTCATGGCCTCGATACCCGCGCGCTGGACGAAGTTGACCGCGCAGGAGACCGAGTGCGAGTGGAGTTTCGCCGCCTGCGAGACGAGTTCCTCGGGCGCGTGGAAGTAGCCGAGGCGCCAGCCGGTCATCGAGTACGCCTTCGAGAAGCCGTTGACGGTGACCGTCCGGTCGGCCATCCCGTCGAGCGACGCCAGACTCGTCGGCTCGACGCCGTACGTTATCTGCTGGTATATCTCGTCGGAGATGACCGTCACGTCGTGTTCGACGGCGAGGTCACGGACGCCCTCGAGGGCGGCGTCGGAGTAGACGGCGCCCGTCGGGTTCGACGGCGAGTTGACGACCAGCAGTTCGGTGTCGTCGGAGACGGCCTCTGACAGGTCGTCGAGCGCGGGTTCGAGTTGGAAGTCGTACGGCGCGAGGTCCACGCGGTTCAGCGACCCGTCCGAGAGCTTCGTCATCGCTTCGTAGGACACCCACGCGGGGTCGAGGAGGACGACTTCGTCGCCGTCGTCGATGAGCGACTGGAACGTCTCGAACAGCGCCTGCTTGCCGCCCGGCGTGACGATGACCTCGTCGGCTTCGGCGTCGATGCCGTCGCCGCGCAGTTTCTCGGCGATGGCCTCGCGGAGTTCGCGGATGCCGTTCGACGAGGTGTAGCCGGTGTGGCCGGCGTCCATCGCGTCCTTCCCGGCCTCCACGACGTTCTCCGGCGTCGGGAAGTCGGGTTCGCCGACCGAGAGGTCCACCACGTCTACGCCCTGTGCCTCCAGCTCGCTCGCCTTGTTGCTGATGGCGAGTGTCGCGCTGGGTTCGACCCGCTCGACGCGGGCTGCAAAGTCGAAGCTCATGCCAACACCTCTACCATGTCGACCGCCGCGTTTACCGCTTCCGCACCTTTCCCGACGCGCTCTCTCGCCTCGGCACCGCTCTGCCCGGGGCCGGAGACGCCGAACGTGACCGGAACGTCGCGTTCGAGGCTCACGTCGGTGAGCGACTGCGCCGTGGCGTCGCCGATGACCCGGTCGTGCGCGGTGTCGCCGGTGACGATTGCGCCGACGACGGCGACGGCTTCCACGTCCGCGCGGCGAGCGAGCCGGTCCGCGGCCAGCGGCGAGTCGTAGACGCCCGGGACGCGGAGGACCTCCACCACGTCGGCGTCGCGTTCGGCGGCCGCCTCGCGCGCGGCCTCCTCCATCCTGTCGGTGACCGACGAGTTGAACTCGGCGACCACCAGTCCGAGAGTGACCATACCGTCCCGGTGCCTCGCTCCGATAAAAGAACTACCGAAGCGCGCAGGTACGGCCGCGCGGCCGGGCGAACGGGACGCGTCGAGTTGCGAGGACGGAGCGCGTCGGGCCCCGGCGACGGAGCGCGTCGAACCGCAGCGATGGAGCGCGTCCGAGAGGAGGAGAGTGGGACCGGACGAGTAAGTAAAGCGACCGTATGAGAGACCGTAACCGTTCTAACCACGGGGGCGGTTGGGTGTCACATGAGTTCGGACGACGCCGCCTCCGGGCCGTCCTCAGCGTCCGCGGCGACGGACGGGTCAGTCGCGACCCGTTCGGAGACGGACGCGACGACGCCCACCTCCACGCGAACCACCGTCGCCTACCGGCGTGCCCTGCTCGGCGTACTCGCCATCTCCGCCCTCGCCGTCGGGATGCGACTGGTCGCGCTCGGCGGCCGCATCTTCCACTGGGACGAAGGCCGCGTCGGCTACTGGATACTCCGCTACCACGACTCGGGCTACCACGTCTACCGCCCCATCGTCCACGGGCCGTTCCTCCCCGTCGTCAACGACTGGCTGTTCGCGCTCGCGCCGGCGTCGGACTTCCTCGCGCGGTTCCCCGTCGCCCTCGTCGGCGGGCTCCTCCCCCTCGGCGCGTGGCTGTTCCGCGAACGCCTCTCGAACGTCGAAGTCCTCGCGTTCGCCGGCGTCCTCGCCCTGAACCCGCTCCTCGTCTACTACTCGCGGTTCATGCGCAACGACGTGCTCGTGGCGGCGTTCGCGCTGTTCGCGCTCGGCTTCGTCGTCCGCGGGTTCGACACCGGACGCCTCCGCTACGCCTTCCCGGCGGCGTTCTCACTGGGGCTCGCGTTCACGACGAAGGAGAACGCCCTCGTCTACGTCCTCTGCTTCCTCGGCGCGGGCGCGCTCTTGGCCGACCACCGCCTCCTGAAGGCGACGGCCCGCGGCACGCCCGCCCGCGACGTGGTGTTCGGTCGCTGGCCCGCCGCCGTCCGCCGGCGCGTGCGGAACCACGACACCGCCGACCGGTCGGGGTGGCTGCGCGTCGGCGGCACTCTCGTCGGCGCGTTCGTCCTGTTCTGGGCCGTCTTCGTCTTCTTCTACGCGCCGCGGCCGGACCTCTGGCAGGCGCTCGGCGACCCGAGTCGCCTCCCGGGCGTCGTCGAAGCCGGGTCCGTCGGCTCGGTGGAGAAGTTCCTCGACACGTGGGCCGGCGGCGGCCACCAGGACCACGCCTACCTCCCGTACCTCCACGACCTGCTGGAGACGCTGGTGTACGGCGCGCCCGCCGTCCTCGGCTTCACGCTCGTCGGCGTCGTCGTGGACCGCTACGGGTTCTCCACGGGCGGGACGTACCGCGAACTCGTCGCGTTCGCCACCTACTGGGGACTGGCCTCGCTGGCGGGCTACCCCATCGCCACCGACATCGAGGCGCCGTGGGCCGCCGTCCACGTCGTGGTCCCCCTCGCCATCCCCGCCGCCGTCGGCGTCGCGTTCGTCGTGCAGGCCGCCCGGAGCGCACTCGCCTCCGACGACGCCGTCAGCGTCGGCCTCGTCGCCGTCATCGTCATCGCGTCCGTCGGCGGCGTCGCGTTCGCGAACGTCGAGTACTTCAACTCCACGTCGAACGACGACAGGCAGATTCTCCAGTGGGCCCAGCCCGGCAACGACCTGAAGCCGACGATGGGGAAAGTCGGGGCCGTGGCCGAGAGCCACGAGGGGACGGACGTGCTGTTCTTCAGCAGACCGGACCCCGGCAACCCCGACAGGGAACTGTTCTACGTCGAGAACGAGTCCGAACTGTTGCGGCCGCCGCCGCCGGGCGGAACCCACTGGCACGACCGCTTGCCCCTCCCGTGGTACCTCGCGAAGTACGACGCCGAGGTGGCGAGCACGTCCCCGGACGCGCCCGCCGAAGAGGCCCTCGCGGACGCGCCGCCGGTGGTCATCGTCCGCGAGTTCAGCCGCGAGGAGGCGGAGGCGCACCTCGACGGCTACGTCGCCTACGAACACGACTGGCGCCTCCGCAGCGAACACGTCGTGGTCTTCATCGACCGGGACGCCCTCGAACGGGCGGGCGTCGAACCGTAGCCGTCGCCTCGCCGCCACCCGCCGTGGACGCATCGTTCCCTCACCGACCCCTCGAACGATACACGGACGTGCGCATTCTCCGGGTCTGTTCGGTAACGTTTATGCAGTAATCTCCACAACCGCCGACCGTGACAGTCACCGTACCCGGTCCCACGCTCGGCGTCGTGGGCGGCGGCCAACTCGGGCGGATGCTCGCCGAGGCGGCCGCGCCCCTCGGCGTCGAGGTGGTCGTCCTCGA from the Halogeometricum rufum genome contains:
- a CDS encoding DEAD/DEAH box helicase; the protein is MHVRDLPLPGPILEHYESGGIETLYPPQVAAVEAGVTEGERLVAAIPTASGKTFIAELAMLTADGPALYIVPLRALAREKYETFAELPGVSVGISTGDFDATDEDLVEEDIVVATAEKVDSAIRNGASWVESLACVVVDEVHLLGSEGRGPTLEVTLATLQRRAPGLQIVALSATVDNPEDIADWLDAELVETTWRPVSLRTGVYADGDVTFDDDSTLGVDADAAGPDGEDETEATAALVADAVANGGQCLAFVRSRREAESLADRLAREELTGASPADCDALAEEVRELGATETCSRLAGTVESGVAFHHAGVRSEHRALVESAFRERRLKVICATPTLAAGVNVPARRVVVRDLKRYTGERMAWLPVLEVHQMCGRAGRPHLDPYGEAVLVSGTDGGPDADELWDRYVTAGPEAVQSKLAARDALRTHVLSVVASGFADSRAGVVDLLDATFFAHQSPDVDRARLVDSVVAELAEMEMLDAGGGTGDGADGTDRLAATELGGVVSRQYVTPETGARLVAGVETAAAMDAANVTELTALEVVCDTPDMQGTYLGNRERAAMYRFASTHAAEFTTGLNDADDFEEWLCAVKLARIFADWTAGESVETIVDRYRIGPGDLEARLERVEWLLGAADAVAAVVDADLPVFREVRDRI
- a CDS encoding COG1361 family protein, whose protein sequence is MRRAAALALLVVCSTFAGIGLVDAATTAYISDVTVSPEQPVPGERFVVQTTIQNSQQSDGDFQITDVYLRGRGRPQDIGRVENPGSIPPGASISVPLTARFDSPGTRELRVHVVGRKPGGELVQLQYPVVVTVRQGGPQIGLSAGDAVVGTQGRVQVTAVNGEDSPARNVRVSVSGRDVSVKNDTRVVATLGAGASQTFNFAVTPTSQEAELQARLQYTSAAGNTRVVNDNVTLDAEPLRENVQLAVDTVGTGAQPPVAVDVSNLGNAPLENPVVELSRDGTVVVRRPANEIAPDRTRTVRLNVTDLESGPVDVRVGYRTGDRSGEATTSFRYAANPGRVELTGVDYEMEEGRLHVSGSTSNVGLGAVDSVVVRVVETETVTPARPNPEYFVGSIPSSDFASFDLYAEVTPGTETVPIEVTYLTNGRERTTRTEIDVSDLNAGADDENSGGSGLPSLPLLVGGVLAVLLVVGLGAFAYTRR
- a CDS encoding ABC transporter ATP-binding protein; translation: MSIIELEHVWKRYESGTETVEALKDVNFAAEPGEFVTIMGPSGSGKSTMLNVLGLLDTPSEGVVRIDGSDVTDLSDAEMTTQRKRSIGFVFQSYFLIPTLSAVENVEVPTLFGTDPTAHERATELLERVGLGDRLDHRPDQLSGGQKQRVAIARALVNEPRILLADEPTGNLDRKTGRDVLELFSELKTEEDVAIIAVTHDDQLRSYSDRVVNLVDGRLTEEGATAEGYGK
- a CDS encoding ABC transporter permease; translation: MSLLERLYRRFPALVMARRNLSRNRLRSGLAALGIIIGVLAIASLGMFGTTLRAGATEQLGDIGNEISVSPNAQEGYERLSERDVADIRRVTDEGTVVPVRQRSATLTRGQDRTITTVYGIENPGVLYEATEGRSPERLRQGALVGATLADRLDVEPGNRITLDNQSFRVVGVLEEQGGISLLNPNNAVIVPMESFDESGYSQVVVRSPTGTAANQTAIAIREELNDREEKVTLFELGSITQGINQFFGILNAFLVGIGSISLVVAGVSILNVMLMSTIERRQEIGVLRAVGVQKLDVVRMILAEAGLLGLVGGFFGAVLAVLAGLVLNQVVISDPLLTFAPTNLLYIGLAVVFGIVTSVLSGLYPAWKAATERPVEALRK
- a CDS encoding SRPBCC family protein; the protein is MASSIRATASASVACGVDEAFAYVSDVEAMAEWVDGVSNVQPVSGSDARAGTDVGDVYEYDYAYNGRTAPVRVEITACERPTRLAMRSLSGPFPFESEIRLAGDGRETRLTHAVESGADGRFTAAAFTLFGPVLRRLAARRLQRELADLTAILESRDADGESPADPESAVSA
- a CDS encoding pyridoxal phosphate-dependent aminotransferase, which translates into the protein MSFDFAARVERVEPSATLAISNKASELEAQGVDVVDLSVGEPDFPTPENVVEAGKDAMDAGHTGYTSSNGIRELREAIAEKLRGDGIDAEADEVIVTPGGKQALFETFQSLIDDGDEVVLLDPAWVSYEAMTKLSDGSLNRVDLAPYDFQLEPALDDLSEAVSDDTELLVVNSPSNPTGAVYSDAALEGVRDLAVEHDVTVISDEIYQQITYGVEPTSLASLDGMADRTVTVNGFSKAYSMTGWRLGYFHAPEELVSQAAKLHSHSVSCAVNFVQRAGIEAMTNTDEAVTEMRDAFRERRDMLTDLFAEHGVDVPVGDGAFYMMLPVDEDDTTWCEGAIEDAHVATVPGSAFGSPGYARISYAASEERLREAVERLAEHDYI
- the ribH gene encoding 6,7-dimethyl-8-ribityllumazine synthase, whose protein sequence is MVTLGLVVAEFNSSVTDRMEEAAREAAAERDADVVEVLRVPGVYDSPLAADRLARRADVEAVAVVGAIVTGDTAHDRVIGDATAQSLTDVSLERDVPVTFGVSGPGQSGAEARERVGKGAEAVNAAVDMVEVLA
- a CDS encoding flippase activity-associated protein Agl23 — translated: MSSDDAASGPSSASAATDGSVATRSETDATTPTSTRTTVAYRRALLGVLAISALAVGMRLVALGGRIFHWDEGRVGYWILRYHDSGYHVYRPIVHGPFLPVVNDWLFALAPASDFLARFPVALVGGLLPLGAWLFRERLSNVEVLAFAGVLALNPLLVYYSRFMRNDVLVAAFALFALGFVVRGFDTGRLRYAFPAAFSLGLAFTTKENALVYVLCFLGAGALLADHRLLKATARGTPARDVVFGRWPAAVRRRVRNHDTADRSGWLRVGGTLVGAFVLFWAVFVFFYAPRPDLWQALGDPSRLPGVVEAGSVGSVEKFLDTWAGGGHQDHAYLPYLHDLLETLVYGAPAVLGFTLVGVVVDRYGFSTGGTYRELVAFATYWGLASLAGYPIATDIEAPWAAVHVVVPLAIPAAVGVAFVVQAARSALASDDAVSVGLVAVIVIASVGGVAFANVEYFNSTSNDDRQILQWAQPGNDLKPTMGKVGAVAESHEGTDVLFFSRPDPGNPDRELFYVENESELLRPPPPGGTHWHDRLPLPWYLAKYDAEVASTSPDAPAEEALADAPPVVIVREFSREEAEAHLDGYVAYEHDWRLRSEHVVVFIDRDALERAGVEP